One Pichia kudriavzevii chromosome 3, complete sequence genomic window carries:
- a CDS encoding uncharacterized protein (PKUD0C04830) — MDLIKLPQNVIENIALQMGSSDRIRLALTNKTMFQHVIGSVYHTIIYQPSSEYPIIKRNDNVIDNVTLINDGNITLFFETISRPSVLNFYYSDLVIELYLEKISHLSAFDLVSWRQTQMPHFSCLERYQFPEEISIPPITFQDAPNLNTLIVDRNFCDYLDHSVESINFLHSEKIQNMYIKGVLGRNEDMTMFKLLTRNPQMIRHLQELHFLVDRHENYEVVYRRIVGFFAILRKMNLGMHQVHKLSVTLTNRSSSSIISLISKHIIFENLSELTLFIQDDGKVLTLVKSLDRLTNIIRYHGSNIRKLNLRYDLVGEDIEKNHLRSMMLLKLCESFQNLTHLNYDLKISGLNFSNMLMILGSPITNNIKSIIDLRINVYQPSENLVGNIVSTLEEAMQLFPYLNFLNRCNCLICQSIVETLALEADNSPLLFDETIKVSTLLIIGQELDMAQRLSESSINSSSVVNKHSSCLRKDDYPKNGFLFDHLINLQLNHSLNYLPNLKNFELCGLMYKRVVYGFHNSTSHYNHHFDLLYGNEFRGLEDTIVSNIMGMGHI, encoded by the coding sequence ATGGACTTAATAAAGCTTCCCCAAAATGtgattgaaaatatagcACTACAGATGGGATCTTCTGATAGAATAAGGCTTGCTCTAACTAATAAAACGATGTTCCAACATGTCATAGGTTCAGTGTATCATACAATTATATACCAGCCGTCTTCAGAATATCCAATTATCAAGCGAAATGATaatgttattgataatgTAACTCTAATAAATGATGGAAATATAACTTTGTTCTTTGAAACCATATCAAGACCTTCAGTGCTaaatttttattattcAGATTTAGTGATTGAGCTGTACCTAGAAAAGATATCTCACTTATCCGCATTTGATTTAGTGTCATGGAGACAGACTCAGATGCCTCATTTCAGCTGTTTAGAAAGATATCAATTCCCTGAAGAGATCAGCATTCCTCCTATAACTTTTCAAGATGCTCCAAATTTGAACACATTAATTGTTGATCGTAACTTTTGTGACTATTTGGATCATAGTGTGGAATCTATCAACTTCCTCCACAGcgaaaaaatccaaaacatGTATATTAAGGGCGTTTTGGGTAGAAATGAAGATATGACGATGTTTAAGTTGCTCACGAGAAATCCGCAAATGATTCGACATCTTCAAGAGCTTCATTTTTTAGTTGACCGACATGAAAACTATGAAGTTGTTTACAGGAGAATTGTAGGTTTTTTTGCAAtcttgagaaaaatgaatCTAGGAATGCATCAGGTACACAAGCTTTCAGTTACTTTAACAAATCGATCCTCTTCGAGCATCATTTCATTAATAAGCAAACATAtaatatttgaaaacttgagTGAACTAACCTTGTTCATACAAGACGACGGTAAAGTTTTGACATTGGTTAAGTCTTTAGATAGGCTCACCAACATTATCCGATACCACGGTAGCAATATTAGGAAACTAAATTTGAGGTATGATTTGGTTGgagaagatattgagaaaaaCCATTTACGTTCGATGATGTTGTTAAAACTTTGTGAATCATTCCAAAATCTAACACATTTAAACTACGATTTAAAAATAAGTGGGCTGAACTTTTCCAAtatgttgatgatcttGGGATCTCCCATAAcaaacaatatcaaatctATCATCGATCTAAGAATAAACGTTTACCAACCATCAGAAAATTTAGTTGGTAATATTGTTTCCACATTGGAAGAGGCTATGCAGCTATTTCCTTACTTAAACTTTCTCAATAGATGCAACTGTTTGATATGTCAATCAATCGTTGAAACGTTAGCTCTGGAAGCTGACAATAGCCCGcttttatttgatgaaactaTAAAAGTATCGACATTACTGATAATTGGGCAAGAATTAGACATGGCCCAACGGTTGTCAGAATCATCTATCAACAGTAGTTCGGTGGTCAATAAGCATTCTTCGTGTTTAAGGAAAGATGATTATCCTAAAAATGGATTTCTATTTGATCATTTAATTAATTTGCAACTAAACCATTCCCTCAATTACCTACCAAACTTaaaaaactttgaattATGCGGGCTTATGTATAAGAGAGTAGTTTACGGATTCCACAATAGCACCTCGCACTATAACcatcattttgatttaCTTTATGGCAATGAGTTTAGAGGTCTTGAAGACACAATTGTTTCTAATATCATGGGTATGGGACACATTTAG
- a CDS encoding uncharacterized protein (PKUD0C04860; similar to Saccharomyces cerevisiae YAL042W (ERV46); ancestral locus Anc_7.31) — protein sequence MGKGPTLFNFDAFARTIDERKIKTSTGGIITIICAITTFILLFNEYQDYNRIVLRPELVVDRDRNKHLDINLDITFPEMPCDLVSLDVMDGTGDIEFDLLKNGFTKIRLDETGNEIEVLQFDANENIEDTHIGANEDGYCGPCYGSLNQNDNENRPDHEKVCCNSCNSVRDAYARAGWKFYDGKDIRQCEQEGYVERVNSRLNEGCRIKGSAEINRIGGNIHFAPGASLTIGGRHIHDMSLFDRHPDKFSFKHRINHFSFGEDIHELENIFKNDKHDHRTSHPLDGNSVSANNKYELYTYYLKVVNTRFEYLNGLKIDTNEFSATQHHRPAQGGRDEVNPNTVHARGGIPGLFFYFDISPLKIINREDYNKSFSAFILSLCSAIAGILTVGSILDKTIWSARSFIKEKKST from the coding sequence ATGGGGAAGGGACCTACactcttcaactttgatGCGTTTGCACGTACTATCGATGAAAGGAAGATCAAGACAAGTACCGGTGGTATAATAACCATTATCTGTGCAATCACAACGTTCATTCTTTTATTCAATGAGTATCAAGATTACAATAGAATTGTTTTAAGACCCGAATTAGTGGTCGATAGAGATAGGAACAAACATCTGGATATCAACCTCGATATAACATTTCCTGAGATGCCATGCGATCTTGTTAGTTTGGATGTTATGGATGGTACAGGAgatattgaatttgatcTGTTGAAAAATGGGTTTACTAAAATCAGGTTGGATGAAACGGGAAATGAGATTgaagttcttcaattcGATGCCAACGagaatattgaagatacTCACATTGGTGCCAACGAGGACGGTTACTGCGGTCCATGCTATGGATCTTTAAACCAGAACGATAATGAAAACAGGCCAGACCATGAAAAGGTCTGTTGTAATTCCTGCAATTCTGTTCGTGATGCGTATGCAAGAGCAGGATGGAAATTTTATGATGGTAAAGATATCAGACAGTGTGAGCAAGAGGGTTACGTTGAGAGAGTCAATTCTAGGTTGAATGAGGGCTGCCGAATCAAGGGCAGTGCTGAAATCAATAGAATCGGAGGCAACATCCATTTTGCCCCAGGTGCTTCCCTAACTATTGGAGGTAGACACATTCATGACATGTCTCTATTTGATAGGCATCCGGACAAGTTTTCATTTAAGCATAGAATCaaccatttttcatttggtgaAGACATCCATGAATTGGagaatattttcaagaatgACAAGCACGACCACCGAACTTCTCATCCATTGGATGGAAATTCAGTTTCAGCAAATAACAAGTATGAGCTCTATACATACTACTTGAAAGTGGTTAATACACGATTTGAGTACTTGAATGGGTTAAAGATAGATACTAATGAATTTTCAGCAACTCAACATCACAGACCGGCCCAAGGTGGTCGTGATGAGGTCAACCCAAACACTGTCCATGCAAGGGGAGGAATTCCAGGcctttttttctattttgaCATCAGCCCATTGAAAATAATCAACAGGGAGGATTATAATAAATCCTTCAGTGCCTTTATCCTATCCCTATGCTCTGCTATTGCCGGAATTCTCACTGTTGGATCGATCCTAGACAAGACCATTTGGTCTGCCCGTAGCTTCATtaaggagaagaaaagcaCATGA
- a CDS encoding uncharacterized protein (PKUD0C04850; similar to Saccharomyces cerevisiae YAL041W (CDC24); ancestral locus Anc_7.32): MSSFMTPIRHVSTSSNTSVSSPNSSSPTTGGPTSSANTPARVINSAMSTTSVLTNRTVNSNDSMYYICLRLMNSLAKIPGMLPYIELAYNQADAAAEQQAMAISSMESNEFLYRDDATINSSSLGSIANTNTNVSSHSSHSFLSSWNSSLFTFASGLLPAQISYDPVTSISKLLRQGTPLCVMYNALKPENKIDIVSSDDLKICKMNIYQFLSACKLHLNIRDDELFPVTMVFSDNTAHLLRVIHSVEFVLNLEPSFLSPPIPDEIKITDSRSKIVKELIETERRYVKDLDIMVQYRDDLVSSQSILSEDINMLFPQLNEIIDFQRKFLIGLECSASVPHIYQRIGSVFIHAGVEGFKIYENWSLYQSFANDLIKREANKLRNCSKIIKDPYDLQNFFLIKPIQRLLKYPLLLSQLLKESDPSWPNYNELHQAYIISKEVAMDINESKRRSENIQHLNNLMEEVVDWKGYNTNNVGELLFFNVVTVKDLLTDGHSNEKEVHCYLFEKVIYFFKDVSSKNKILGSKKMSNLSFSSNSSGPLQLSLSGIVYVNKIYKITPADNSPYFAATQGHFLTLRWKGNKDTGGCIMKFRSEEQLNQWNNTIKKLSADSNSDDTINSHNSAKSLSSLSSSNSLLTGTTNRTSNTSSFNYNNRNSDRTRSSSDSFMKKLRSTSSSSFSNLNAPYPPLPTEKSIRSMSISSPSKVSPVKKSSSGTSLLTNEEVASNFSNMTLSTVNHLAANTEPHTNIKLLFNKNQSVINLCVPSDIKYNTLVEILVQKISYHLGLDSEVSNSKMSFKFKDEDGDFIRFNGDDDWSIAKEMLAELKQESRILEIMVS; encoded by the coding sequence ATGTCGTCCTTTATGACTCCCATTCGACACGTAAGCACTTCTTCAAACACAAGTGTCTCCTCGCCAAATTCAAGTAGTCCAACCACAGGAGGTCCTACTTCGTCAGCTAATACTCCGGCAAGAGTGATAAACAGTGCAATGTCAACAACAAGCGTACTAACAAATAGGACAGTCAATTCCAATGATTCAATGTACTACATTTGTTTACGATTGATGAACTCCCTTGCAAAAATCCCAGGCATGTTACCATATATAGAACTGGCATATAACCAGGCAGATGCCGCAGCAGAACAGCAAGCAATGGCCATCTCTAGCATGGAATCTAATGAGTTTCTCTACAGGGATGACGCCACCATTAACAGTTCCAGTCTGGGTAGCATtgcaaacacaaacacaaacgTGAGTTCGCATTCTTCTCATTCCTTCTTGTCAAGTTGGAATAGTTCGTTGTTCACATTTGCATCGGGGTTATTGCCAGCTCAGATATCTTACGATCCTGTTACTTCAATCTCAAAACTACTCAGACAAGGTACTCCTCTATGCGTTATGTATAATGCCTTGAAGCcggaaaataaaattgacaTTGTTAGCTCCGACGACTTGAAAATCTGTAAAATGAACATTTACCAGTTCTTGAGTGCCTGCAAACTACATTTGAACATCCGAGATGATGAACTATTTCCAGTGACAATGGTCTTCTCAGACAACACGGCGCATCTACTAAGAGTTATACATTCGGTTGAATTTGTATTAAATCTTGAACCATCTTTTTTATCGCCTCCAATTCCcgatgaaatcaaaatcactGATTCTAGGTCAAAAATAGTAAAAGAGTTGATAGAAACAGAGAGAAGGTATGTGAAGGATTTGGATATAATGGTTCAATATAGAGATGATTTGGTATCTTCTCAATCTATTTTAAGTGAAGATATTAATATGTTATTTCCCCAACTAAATGAGATCATAGATTTCCAGAGAAAGTTTTTAATTGGGCTGGAATGTAGTGCATCTGTACCACATATATACCAAAGAATTGGTTCCGTGTTCATTCATGCAGGAGTTGAAGGTTTTAAAATCTACGAAAATTGGTCTTTATACCAAAGTTTTGCTAATGATTTAATTAAAAGGGAAGCTaacaaattgagaaattgttctaaaattatcaaagatCCTTATGATTTACAAAATTTCTTCCTGATTAAACCAATCCAGCGGCTACTAAAATATCCATTGCTCCTCTCCCAATTACTAAAAGAGTCAGACCCATCATGGCCAAACTATAATGAATTACACCAAGCCTACATAATTTCTAAAGAAGTTGCGATGGATATCAATGAATCTAAGAGGAGGTCTGAGAATATCCAGCATTTAAATAACCTAATGGAAGAAGTCGTCGATTGGAAGGGATATAACACTAACAATGTAGGTGAATTactatttttcaatgtagTAACAGTCAAGGATTTATTAACAGATGGCcattcaaatgaaaaagaagttCACTGTTATctgtttgaaaaagtcatctattttttcaaagatgtttcctcaaagaacaagattTTAGGCTCAAAGAAAATGTCCAATCTCTCATTCTCTAGTAACTCCAGTGGCCCCTTGCAGCTGTCGCTTAGCGGAATAGTTTATGTGAATAAAATCTACAAGATTACTCCAGCTGATAACTCTCCTTATTTTGCTGCAACACAAGGCCATTTTCTGACCCTTCGATGGAAGGGAAACAAAGATACCGGGGGATGTATCATGAAGTTCCGCTCAGAAGAACAACTGAATCAGTGGAATAACACTATCAAAAAACTGTCAGCAGATTCCAATTCTGATGACACTATTAACTCTCATAACAGTGCCAAAAGTCTCAGCAGTTTATCAAGCTCTAACAGTTTACTAACAGGAACCACAAATAGGACTAGCAATACGAGTAGCTTCAATTATAACAACAGAAACTCTGATAGAACTCGTTCGTCATCTGATTCATTCATGAAAAAGCTTAGGTCAACTAGCAGCTCAAGTTTCTCCAATTTGAATGCACCATACCCCCCACTACCGACAGAGAAATCAATAAGATCAATGTCTATTTCCAGCCCTAGCAAGGTGTCGCCGGTCAAGAAGTCATCTTCTGGAACTTCGTTGCTAacaaatgaagaagttgcCTCTAACTTCTCCAACATGACGTTATCGACCGTTAATCATTTAGCTGCAAACACCGAGCCCCACACAAACATAAAGCtacttttcaataaaaatCAGTCAGTTATTAATCTGTGTGTCCCTTCAGACATAAAATACAATACCCTTGTAGAAATTCTGGTACAAAAAATTAGTTATCATTTAGGGTTGGATTCAGAGGTTAgcaattcaaaaatgtcCTTTAAATTtaaggatgaagatggCGATTTCATCAGATTTAATGGAGATGATGATTGGTCGATAGCCAAGGAGATGCTTGCAGAACTAAAACAAGAAAGTCGGATACTCGAAATTATGGTTTCCTAA
- a CDS encoding uncharacterized protein (PKUD0C04820; Pfam Domains: ABC1(3.7e-32)), with product MISVGASIRGACVYQIAPLRVYSSAGARKPVRLTNRPPSKTHFWASEKPITSATISSPSKAKKTDRQPTRFWKKALIGLFGSTFLIYLGDSYLGHGIIERNVRSISTLIALSVDYKMHFQEDYDVDALHERNAQRLYDLILENKGLYIKLGQMIAVQGTMFPKHYQDKFKMLFDRAPVEPWSTCDMTLRKELGQDYQEKLFQSIEKEPVASASIAQVHQAVLKNGEKVAVKIQKNSVSRQMESDLFTYRYVMYFYGWLFEMPLEKTVNYVCDKMREELNFKKEYQNAKMITKLIEDDDEFSKSQQYYIPKYYGDISSAKILISEWMDAQLVSKYQELSDYGFNLKILLTQITKIYARQVFTWGLVHCDLHPGNLMVRNIEVENYNWLTSMFWRRKNIQQLVILDHGLYENFTPKFKRQYAEFWKYSMEKHYDKTKEVLSSWGIEVDEMTMTLIGIGDRHSPLIKEHVKKVMNMTYFQRQLMLKEKMKEFFQNTDKFPLCLVFVMRSMRILQGLNRNFGAPVNRLALLVDEANKSVEHLILQTGEADNWKDYFTRKYVSLTVKVVSNILFSINKTYIWLCNRISNLHVQNLEDAYDEEIVAAGQMMGFESVPSSKELIV from the coding sequence ATGATCTCAGTGGGAGCGTCTATTAGAGGGGCGTGTGTCTATCAGATTGCTCCATTGAGAGTTTATTCTTCTGCAGGTGCACGTAAGCCTGTAAGACTTACCAACCGGCCACCGTCTAAGACACACTTTTGGGCCAGCGAGAAACCTATAACTTCAGCCACTATATCTTCACCATCCAAAGCCAAGAAAACAGATAGGCAACCTACTAGGTTTTGGAAAAAGGCCCTTATTGGTCTCTTTGGATCGACTTTCCTCATATATTTAGGAGACTCGTATCTTGGGCATGGTATCATTGAGAGAAACGTGAGGTCGATATCCACTTTGATTGCGTTGTCCGTTGACTACAAAATGCATTTCCAGGAAGATTACGACGTGGATGCATTACATGAAAGAAACGCTCAAAGGTTGTATGATTTGATACTCGAAAACAAGGGGCTTTATATCAAGCTTGGACAAATGATTGCGGTTCAGGGAACCATGTTCCCCAAACATTATCAGGACAAATTCAAGATGCTCTTTGACAGAGCCCCAGTTGAGCCTTGGTCAACTTGTGATATGACCTTGAGAAAAGAATTGGGACAGGACTATCAGGAGAAACTCTTTCAATCTATTGAGAAAGAACCTGTTGCTTCTGCTTCCATTGCACAGGTTCATCAGGCCGTTTTAAAGAATGGGGAAAAAGTTGCTGTTAAAATCCAAAAGAACTCGGTCTCAAGGCAGATGGAATCAGATTTATTTACTTACAGGTACGTTATGTATTTTTATGGATGGTTGTTTGAAATGCCCTTGGAGAAAACCGTCAATTATGTCTGCGACAAAATGAGGGAGGAACTCAACTTCAAGAAGGAGTATcaaaatgcaaaaatgATTACTAAACTGATCgaagatgacgatgaatTCAGTAAGAGTCAACAATACTATATTCCGAAATACTACGGTGATATTTCCAGTGCTAAAATTTTGATAAGTGAATGGATGGATGCCCAATTGGTCAGTAAATACCAAGAGTTGTCTGACTATGGGTTCAATTTAAAGATACTCTTAACTCAGATTACCAAGATTTACGCTCGTCAGGTATTCACATGGGGATTGGTTCACTGTGATCTCCATCCGGGTAATCTAATGGTTAGAAAcattgaagttgagaatTATAATTGGCTCACATCGATGTTTTGGAGACGTAAAAATATTCAGCAGCTGGTTATTTTAGATCACGGCTTGTACGAGAATTTTACACCTAAATTCAAAAGGCAATATGCGgaattttggaaatataGTATGGAAAAGCATTACGACAAAACTAAAGAGGTATTATCCTCATGGGGAATTgaggttgatgaaatgaCTATGACCCTGATTGGTATAGGGGACAGGCATAGTCCATTGATAAAAGAGCATGTTAAAAAAGTTATGAATATGACCTACTTTCAAAGACAATTGATgttaaaggagaaaatgaaagagtTTTTTCAGAACACTGATAAGTTTCCCCTATGTTTAGTTTTTGTGATGAGATCGATGCGAATCCTCCAAGGCTTGAATAGAAATTTTGGTGCTCCAGTAAACAGATTGGCATTGCTAGTTGATGAGGCAAACAAAAGCGTTGAACACCTCATACTACAAACAGGTGAAGCAGATAATTGGAAAGACTATTTCACTAGAAAATATGTTTCTCTCACAGTCAAGGTCGTTAGTAACATACTATTCAGTATTAACAAAACTTACATTTGGCTATGTAATCGTATTTCCAACCTACATGTGCAGAATTTGGAAGATGCGTATGATGAGGAAATCGTTGCAGCGGGACAGATGATGGGTTTCGAGAGCGTtccatcttcaaaagaGCTTATAGTATGA
- a CDS encoding uncharacterized protein (PKUD0C04840; similar to Saccharomyces cerevisiae YOR356W (CIR2); ancestral locus Anc_7.33) yields the protein MLAFVERRSSKAILNAGNRQILAAFLQKNNVRNLKTLHTGSNTPQKQTSSFKRVSGMTFSTASPRFNSIEYAKNELDEDELEMLSETRAVDTVDVCIVGGGPAGLATAIRLKKIDNEKGDGELRVVVLEKGDIGSHILSGAVLEPRALNELFPELLENGKKIPLPEELVTLVTEDHTKFLFEDGLAVDLPEPPQMKNAGKNYIASLSEVTKWMSEQAEELGVEIYPNTSVSELIYDSHGGVRGIATRDSGLQRNGSISEDFERGMEFHARLTVLAEGCHGSLSKQVINKFELRNGANPQTYGLGIKEVWQVQPDKFKKGYVSHSLGYPLSDGLYGGGWMYHFGDNLVSLGLVIGLDYKNPWISPYQEFQRMKLHPYYKDILEGGKCISYGARALNEGGWQSVPQLHFPGGVLVGASAGFMNVPKIKGSHTAIKSGIIAADTMYEKVVALKEQQEAELAFTQEKNSSEDKDKEEEEEEDESTGMPLPEWKAIDLSEYQTAYKNSWIYDELYEVRNVRPSFNSDLGTLGTLVGLGMSGLVTMITKGKEPFTLEHTHTDSSCVEDASKYEKINYPKPDGVITFDLMTSVSRTGTYHREGERCHLRIPDMDLQKHKDISWPKFKGVEQRFCPAGVYEYVKKDENNSDDDVEFKINSQNCIHCKTCDIKIPSQDINWTVPEGGDGPKYQMT from the coding sequence ATGCTAGCGTTTGTTGAAAGGAGATCTAGTAAAGCCATCCTGAATGCTGGCAATAGACAAATATTGGCAGCATTCctgcaaaaaaataatgtaAGAAATTTAAAAACTTTACACACTGGCTCCAATACCCCACAAAAACAAACTTCTAGCTTCAAGAGAGTTTCAGGTATGACCTTTTCGACTGCTTCACCTAGAttcaattcaattgaatacGCTAAAAATGAACtagatgaagatgagcTCGAAATGTTATCTGAAACAAGAGCAGTCGATACTGTTGATGTTTGTATAGTTGGTGGTGGTCCAGCTGGTTTAGCAACGGCTATtcgtttgaagaaaattgacAACGAAAAGGGTGACGGTGAGTTAAGAGTCGTTGTTTTGGAAAAGGGTGATATTGGTTCCCACATTTTGTCCGGTGCTGTTCTTGAACCTAGAGCGTTAAATGAATTGTTTCCTGAACTATTGgaaaatggcaaaaaaATACCTCTACCTGAAGAACTAGTGACTTTGGTTACAGAAGACCATACaaagtttttatttgaagacGGGTTGGCTGTGGATCTTCCCGAACCACCGCAAATGAAGAATGCGGGAAAGAACTATATTGCAAGTTTATCCGAAGTCACAAAATGGATGTCCGAGCAAGCAGAAGAACTAGGCGTTGAGATATATCCAAATACTTCCGTGAGTGAACTAATTTACGATAGCCATGGTGGTGTCAGAGGAATTGCAACCAGAGATAGCGGTTTACAGAGAAACGGATCAATCAGTGAAGATTTCGAGAGGGGCATGGAATTTCATGCAAGATTGACTGTCTTAGCTGAAGGATGTCACGGATCTCTAAGTAAGCAAGTGatcaataaatttgagCTAAGAAACGGGGCAAATCCACAGACCTATGGTTTGGGTATCAAAGAGGTGTGGCAAGTTCAACCCGATAAGTTTAAAAAGGGGTACGTTTCACATAGTTTGGGATATCCTTTGAGCGATGGCTTATACGGTGGAGGTTGGATGTATCATTTTGGAGACAACCTTGTCAGTTTGGGTTTGGTTATCGGATTGGACTATAAGAACCCATGGATCAGTCCAtatcaagaatttcaaCGTATGAAGCTACACCCATATTACAAGGATATCTTAGAAGGTGGTAAATGCATTTCTTATGGTGCAAGAGCGTTGAATGAAGGTGGATGGCAATCTGTTCCTCAATTACATTTCCCAGGTGGTGTCCTTGTCGGTGCAAGTGCAGGTTTTATGAATGTCCCCAAAATCAAGGGCTCTCATACCGCTATAAAGAGTGGAATCATTGCTGCCGATACAATGTATGAGAAGGTCGTTGCACTAAAGGAACAACAAGAGGCTGAATTGGCCTTTACACAGGAAAAGAATTCCTCCGAAGACAAGGAcaaagaagaggaagaagaggaagatgaaaGCACCGGTATGCCTCTACCCGAATGGAAAGCAATTGATTTAAGTGAATACCAAACTGCATATAAAAACTCATGGATTTATGATGAGCTTTATGAAGTTAGAAATGTTAGGCCTTCATTTAATTCCGATTTGGGAACCCTTGGCACACTTGTCGGTTTGGGTATGTCTGGTCTAGTTACAATGATAACCAAGGGTAAAGAGCCTTTTACATTGGAACATACCCATACAGACTCATCTTGTGTTGAAGATGCAAGCAAATATGAAAAGATTAACTATCCTAAGCCAGATGGTGTCATTACTTTTGATTTAATGACTAGTGTCAGTAGAACTGGTACTTATCATCGCGAGGGTGAGCGTTGCCATTTGCGTATCCCTGACATGGATTTACAGAAGCACAAAGACATTTCTTGGCCAAAGTTCAAAGGTGTGGAACAACGTTTCTGTCCTGCAGGTGTGTACGAGTACGTTAAAAAGGATGAGAATAACAgcgatgatgatgttgagtTTAAAATTAACTCACAAAATTGTATTCATTGTAAGACTTGCGATATTAAAATTCCATCTCAAGACATCAACTGGACAGTTCCAGAGGGTGGTGATGGtccaaaatatcaaatgaCCTAG